From Deltaproteobacteria bacterium, a single genomic window includes:
- a CDS encoding Cache 3/Cache 2 fusion domain-containing protein, with protein sequence MKDSETILSYDASKIRNVLLAFFILSFSVTAFLTGQYLYIKAGIEEEAREKTMSEASKAAGNINKDLSAIKPLTAHVARSLASGELSRGGIVKRFRAILDNNDMIEAMGAAFVPYLHDEKFLKNSPFYLQRKGNKEEAGKHMRIFNSPISHSSAAGQEGIITGEVFIEYDLADLKRYTDSLDLGRLGYSFVISGSGTFLYHPVKDYVNSGKSIFDIAGEMDTREFGKMAEKALRGDKGLIPFRNEITGQSSWIAFSPIPATGWALGTVLIRDELLGNMQDLRQRLFPICFLAVFTMILFFCLLFGIYKGGKGRMWAVSISSCLAILAGISFIWSLALTAPQTGNQRETIVVDEEGIDRIINSDRVATYWNPDKVLNIPTGIEVFTLDFTGGVNIKATGRVWQRYNAKIKKIVKEGVLFPDATSLKLREVYRSEEEGEKVVEWYFETTLRQRFKYRLYPFDSKSISIRIQAVERRLPVMCVPDLEYYSIISPESLPGIREGLVLPGWSKKSSFFSYDLSGGHSREGVAGRDPAGRMPELNFSLVTQRMFLDPFISSLFPIMFLYTILFALLLIITGIPDQSTLVDFKLMGLIGSFSGLFFGALLAHLKLRGAYGTPEITYAEFFYFFIYLCIPLVAVNAFMSKMKSGYIIVSYRDNLIPRLIYWPCIMGVQFLLTLWTFYSPD encoded by the coding sequence ATGAAAGATTCCGAAACGATCCTGTCTTATGACGCTTCTAAAATTCGCAATGTTCTACTCGCCTTTTTCATTCTTTCCTTTTCAGTAACGGCCTTTTTAACGGGGCAATATTTATACATAAAAGCCGGTATAGAGGAAGAGGCCCGTGAAAAAACGATGAGCGAGGCCTCTAAAGCTGCCGGCAATATCAATAAGGACTTATCGGCTATTAAACCTTTAACGGCCCATGTTGCCCGCAGTCTGGCTTCGGGCGAACTCTCCAGGGGAGGTATCGTTAAGCGTTTCAGAGCTATCCTCGATAATAACGATATGATCGAGGCTATGGGCGCTGCTTTTGTCCCCTATCTCCATGACGAAAAATTTCTTAAGAACTCACCTTTTTATCTTCAGCGCAAGGGGAATAAGGAAGAAGCGGGAAAGCATATGCGCATCTTCAATTCACCCATAAGTCACTCCAGTGCTGCCGGGCAGGAGGGCATTATCACCGGTGAGGTGTTCATCGAATATGACCTTGCAGACCTGAAGCGTTATACAGACTCACTCGATCTGGGACGGCTGGGGTACAGCTTTGTAATATCAGGCAGCGGGACCTTTCTTTATCACCCCGTCAAAGATTATGTGAACTCCGGCAAGAGCATCTTCGATATTGCAGGTGAGATGGATACCAGGGAATTCGGCAAAATGGCGGAGAAGGCCCTTCGGGGCGATAAGGGGCTTATCCCCTTCAGGAACGAGATTACAGGCCAGAGTTCATGGATTGCCTTTTCGCCTATTCCGGCGACGGGGTGGGCATTGGGAACGGTATTGATCCGTGATGAACTTCTCGGGAATATGCAGGACCTGCGGCAGCGTCTCTTCCCCATATGTTTCCTGGCCGTTTTCACTATGATACTGTTCTTTTGCCTCCTCTTTGGAATATACAAGGGGGGGAAGGGGCGCATGTGGGCCGTTTCTATCTCGTCATGCCTTGCCATACTGGCGGGAATCTCCTTTATTTGGTCTCTTGCCCTCACTGCGCCTCAGACGGGAAATCAGAGAGAGACAATCGTTGTAGATGAAGAAGGGATAGACAGAATCATTAACTCGGACAGGGTTGCTACATACTGGAATCCCGACAAGGTGCTCAACATTCCTACGGGGATAGAGGTCTTTACGCTCGACTTTACGGGCGGAGTCAACATTAAGGCAACGGGCCGTGTATGGCAGAGATATAATGCGAAAATAAAAAAGATTGTCAAAGAGGGGGTTCTTTTTCCCGATGCAACGAGCCTCAAGCTCCGGGAAGTATACCGTTCTGAAGAGGAGGGTGAAAAGGTGGTGGAGTGGTATTTTGAAACCACATTGCGCCAGCGTTTCAAATACCGTCTCTACCCTTTTGACAGTAAAAGTATTTCCATAAGGATCCAGGCTGTTGAGCGCAGGTTGCCCGTTATGTGTGTGCCGGACCTGGAATACTACTCCATTATTAGCCCCGAGTCGCTTCCAGGCATAAGGGAAGGGCTGGTTCTGCCGGGATGGTCAAAAAAGAGCAGCTTTTTCAGTTATGATCTTTCGGGGGGGCATAGCCGGGAGGGTGTTGCGGGAAGGGACCCGGCAGGGCGGATGCCGGAGCTCAACTTCAGCCTCGTTACCCAGAGGATGTTTCTCGATCCCTTTATATCGAGCCTTTTTCCGATTATGTTCCTCTATACCATACTCTTTGCGCTTCTCCTTATTATAACGGGAATTCCCGATCAGAGTACGCTCGTCGATTTTAAACTGATGGGGCTCATCGGTTCCTTTTCGGGGCTCTTTTTCGGTGCCCTCCTTGCCCATCTGAAACTAAGGGGCGCTTACGGTACGCCGGAGATCACCTACGCCGAATTCTTTTACTTTTTTATCTATCTCTGCATTCCCCTCGTTGCGGTAAATGCTTTTATGTCGAAGATGAAATCGGGCTATATCATCGTAAGCTACAGGGATAACCTTATTCCCAGATTAATCTATTGGCCCTGCATAATGGGTGTCCAGTTTTTATTAACACTATGGACCTTCTACAGTCCGGACTGA
- a CDS encoding cache domain-containing protein yields the protein MTNMFKFGLAAIFILVVCQLVLLMTVIVNIKSDGDKEIVEYREEAMHKVKSDLKNHVDMVISMIDSNYRQAMDRQYIEKVYGRQLKSIVDIAEGHLKSYMKRYEKGELSLERAKKLAKEEIGEEIRFDSGTGYVWINDTATPFPRMVMHPTMPSLNGKVLDDEKYNCAMGKNENLFVAARDVSLKKGDGFIDYVWPKPTSDGLVTDVPKISYVRLFKKWNWVLGTGKYVDEAMADMKAKIKDDMRAIRYDNGVGYFWITDMGEPFPTMIMHPVDPGRNNKPLDSERFNTIEGTKENRFVAAVRICKERGDAFLSYRADKPTERGLVRDKPKLSYVRLYKPLGWIVGTGKYIDDIDKAVEKRTSQMKKHMTGLIVKISVVFIVMTLLAIAALVYIDRYTSKGGATELKEKNAALADDEADSGAEADPPPAVNKGDNVDGVAEMAREICRAVAREQAKLIAFYRATEKEEAQDDAALVREMAKEIKALAEKAELSADEVRELRKAVERQRKGA from the coding sequence ATGACAAATATGTTTAAATTCGGTCTTGCAGCCATCTTTATTCTCGTTGTTTGCCAGCTGGTGCTGCTCATGACGGTAATAGTCAATATAAAATCGGACGGGGACAAGGAGATAGTCGAGTACCGGGAAGAGGCCATGCACAAGGTCAAAAGCGACCTCAAAAACCATGTGGATATGGTTATTTCCATGATAGATTCAAATTACAGGCAGGCCATGGACCGCCAATATATCGAAAAGGTCTACGGCCGCCAGTTAAAGAGCATTGTAGATATTGCCGAGGGACACCTTAAAAGCTATATGAAACGCTACGAAAAAGGAGAACTTTCCCTGGAAAGGGCGAAGAAACTGGCAAAAGAGGAGATAGGTGAGGAGATTCGCTTCGATAGTGGTACAGGGTATGTATGGATCAACGATACGGCAACTCCTTTTCCGCGAATGGTGATGCATCCAACCATGCCTTCCCTTAACGGAAAGGTACTGGACGATGAAAAATACAACTGCGCAATGGGTAAAAACGAAAATCTCTTCGTTGCCGCCCGTGACGTAAGCCTTAAAAAGGGAGATGGATTCATTGATTACGTCTGGCCCAAACCAACGTCGGACGGCCTTGTTACGGACGTCCCCAAGATATCCTATGTGAGGCTTTTTAAGAAGTGGAACTGGGTACTGGGGACGGGAAAGTATGTGGATGAAGCGATGGCCGATATGAAAGCCAAGATAAAGGACGATATGAGGGCCATCAGGTATGACAACGGCGTCGGTTATTTCTGGATTACCGACATGGGGGAGCCCTTCCCGACGATGATCATGCATCCCGTAGATCCGGGCCGCAACAATAAGCCGCTTGACAGCGAGCGTTTCAACACCATAGAGGGGACAAAGGAGAACCGTTTCGTGGCAGCAGTGCGTATTTGCAAGGAGCGTGGAGATGCCTTCCTTTCCTACCGTGCCGATAAGCCGACGGAAAGGGGGCTCGTGAGAGACAAGCCCAAGCTCTCTTACGTACGCCTCTATAAACCGCTCGGCTGGATCGTCGGTACGGGAAAGTATATAGATGACATTGACAAGGCTGTCGAGAAAAGAACGTCACAAATGAAGAAGCATATGACGGGGCTTATTGTCAAAATATCGGTTGTTTTTATTGTTATGACACTCCTTGCTATTGCGGCGCTGGTTTACATCGACCGTTATACCTCAAAGGGGGGCGCCACTGAATTAAAGGAAAAAAATGCGGCTTTGGCCGACGATGAGGCAGACAGTGGAGCTGAAGCCGATCCCCCACCTGCGGTAAATAAGGGTGACAATGTGGACGGCGTAGCGGAGATGGCCAGGGAAATATGCAGGGCCGTTGCCCGGGAGCAGGCAAAACTTATCGCCTTTTACAGAGCCACCGAAAAAGAGGAGGCTCAGGACGATGCCGCTCTTGTCAGGGAGATGGCAAAGGAGATTAAAGCACTTGCTGAAAAGGCCGAGCTTTCGGCAGATGAGGTGAGGGAGTTGCGGAAAGCGGTTGAAAGGCAGAGGAAGGGGGCTTGA